The DNA window GACGAGGAAAAACACTATGATTTCCTTAATTCCTTTGAGATtaagaaaattagaagtcccAATTACGCAATGTATATATTAagcttttttatatataaatgcaATCTTAATTGGTTTGGTATTGATGAGATAGCATAAACCTCACGTGAAGcattcaatttcaatctcatCATCTATCTCAAAGAGTTAAAATGGAGAGCAAGATTGTGACAATCACTTAACCACCAAACGTTGTCAAATATCAAAactatatatgtgtgtgtggcaattatatgatttgaattatcCTTATCACCATATCAACAACTTGGAGAGTAGACTAGGTCCACCATGCCATGTTTATATTCTCAAATGGCAACATCACTGAAAAATGAAAGGAAAGTTGTGCCAAGACAATACCCATTTcccattcatatatatatatatgctattttttgttttttgttgtgttttttttttttttatgatttagtCTGCTTCAAAGCTCTAAAAGAAGTGTTCACCACTCAAGAATAAGTattcaagttttcaaattttgCCGTCCACGTCCCGCTACTCTTATAACTTATCGTGGAGGTGGGGTaggatggaaaaaaaaaattgcttatGAGTAAATCAaggaaaaaagggaaaaaaaaggaaTCTCGAAATTCATAACTTAATATGTGCAAAGTGGTACATCTTCATTGTAGTATCCACCATCTAGTTATCTAACATGATAAAGACTATGGAAAAAAGGTAATAATATCCACTTGATTAATGGTGACATTTAAAACTTGGGAACTATCAAGTTTATTATGGAGAATTAAAGACGATCACTAAGTGcatattaaatagaaagaaatatatttatttaatggtGATTGcttttcataataataataattcgtATTTATTACTAGTGAAGAAGATGGGCACTTCAAGTACCACTCAGAAGATGGTGTAATTTCCCCAACCTTGATTACTTAATAAGAAATTATGCTTTCCAATGGTACACACATGTTTAAGTGTCAACTTAATTGGCCCGATTAATTAGTTACGAAATTGAAAGACTAATAAATCTAAAACAGAACAAGTAGCTCATAAAATCTGAATTTACTACTTGtgtttaaattataaattcgaGCTCAATGTAAATATCATGAGCACCTTTAAGAGAAAGCCAAGGTGTCACAACGCGCTTTCTTTAGGCCAAGGAAGGAAGGAAGGTTGACTTTGGTTAGAAGTAGTATTTAAAAGACGAGATTCGAACTGATGACACTTGTTTCGGTAGACGAATGAGCTGATCTATCGACCAACTTAAGTTAGTTGGTTAGAAGgagtaattaataatatatgtaATACACTAATACTAATATAAGAGGAGCCAATCAAGCTTAGCTTAAATTAAATAAGCAGCAaagaaatttcaatttcatatttGCTAAGGGGTCTATTTTCGTCGTCTCCACCAACAATAGTACTTTTTTTCCTTCAAGGCTCAAGCCATGTTTTAACTTACTAGAGCCCTTTGATGTGATGTGATGTCATGTATATAGGTATAGCACAACTCCAAACAGTGTCTAACTTGATTGGATTTGGTCCCCTTCATAGATATAATCATATAACACTGCATTTTAGtagtaatatttaatatttaataatgatAAATAATGCATATTTATGGCGAAGGAAAATTAGGTCCTACCATCTCAACATATGGAAACGTACAGATATTagaattcataaataaataaatttatgtaaATATGAAGCCATATTGTATTGATTATAATTTGTACCCAACTATGCCCCGACcaatagaagaagaaggaacaaAAAGACAGACACACAGAGAgtgatatatatatgtatattttgtgTTGTGTATAGATTTATAGAATGAAAATATCAAAGTGAGTCAGTCAAGTGTGTTTTGAATTCCACCCGCTCCAACACAATTCGATGTTTCTCAGCATTTTAAAAACCCAAACCCAAACCCATTTTAACTTCAATGTCCGTGTCCTGTTTTTccatcattttcttttcttttccccaGTTTCCTAAACCACCTTCTTTTTTCTCGCTTGTGATCCCTTAACTGAACACAAACTTATCCCTCTTCTCTTGCTTCAATTTCAAGCCTTTCAACCTGAAAAAAAATatcatctttctctctctctctctctctcttcaatCCTATTTGTTACCCAACAAAATTCTCTGTTTTCCCCTTCTTCCATACAACGCAGCGAAGACCCAATTGAGTTCCCTTCAACCTTTCACCGGTTGAACCACAATCCCCATCTGGGTTTCTGAAAAAGTTGACAACTTTGGAGGAAGCAAGAGCGAACACCAATGATGGGCATCCAAAAAGACAGAGTGAAGTTCAACGTTGGAGGCAGAGTGTTCGAGACAACATCAACAACTGTCGCCAATGCAGGGCGCAACTCCATGTTCGGGGCAATGTTCGATGACAATTGGAGCCTCTTAACGGACCAAAATTCCACCATGGAGGAGCACTTCATCGATCGGAACCCCGATTGCTTCGCCGTACTCCTTGATCTCCTCCGAACCGGCGAAATCCACATCCCACAGAACATTCCAGAGAAGCTTCTATACAGAGAGGCTCTGTTCTATGGCCTCCTTGACCATGTTCGTTCTGCCAAGTGGGGCCATTTCGACGGCAACCGTCTCGGCCTGTCGAAATCCGTACAGGGCCATGCTCCCGGCGATGGAACCGCCATTCGAGCCGGCCCTGATGGCGGCTGCTGTGTTGCTCATGGCTGCATGGTTCATGTTTATGATTGGATGCTGGATGAACACCCTCCATTGAATCTTgattaccagagagtcaatgatgTTGGTTGGGTTGACTCCGACAACATAGTCATCGGAGTCAGCGAAAGGCTTGGTCGTGGCGATGGTGGAATGGGGCTGTTCAGTTCCCACAATGGTGAACTAAGGTACAAGTTTCAGGTTTGTCATGAGAATCAAGTTAAGAGTTACACTGCTGGTGCATTGAGTTTTAGTTCTGATTACAAGATTTTTTCGAGTTGCAAAGGTAGGAGCAATGAGTATGGAGTTGGTGTTTGGGACCAAGTCACAGGAAAAATGATTGATTTCTTCTATGAACCTATTGGTTGGTCACTTGGTGATGCTGATAGGGTTCAGTGGTTGGAAGGTAGTAACTGTTTGTTGGTTGCAACAATGTTTCCTAGGAAGGACAATTGTTACATTAGTTTGTTGGATTTTAGGGAGAAGAAGATGGTTTGGTGTTGGTCTGATGTAGGTGCTCCTTTAGCTGTGGATGAGAAGAGAGTGAGGGATGCAATAGCAATGGAAGACAACAATTCAATTTGTGTGGTGAATGAGTTTGAGGATTTGGGGTTCATGGATTTGAGGAGTGGTGGTGCTGCTACAAGCATTAGGTGGAGTTCTAGGAGTAGGTTGATGAAGGGGAAGATGCCGGAGGAGCCGTGTTATCCGAAGCTCGCGCTTCATGGAGGGCAACTCTTCTCTTCCATGAATGATTGCATTTCAGTGTTCTGTGGTCCTGAATGGGTTTTAACTTCAAGGCTTAGAAGAAGCTATGGTGGTTCTATATGTGACTTCTCCATTGGGGGAGATAGGCTCTTTGCACTTCATAGTGAGGAGAATGTGTTTGATATATGGGAGACTCCAACACCACCAATTATATGATTTAGTTTTATACAAAACTTGCTTAGTTACAACTAGTTTTTTTACTTAGTTTGATGTATAACCAGATTGCATCTGCATATCTTGCAGATAGTGATGATTCTATAGCTTGTATATAGGACATTGTAGATTTTTTGAACTGGCATTCATGTAGCCAGCCATATATGTTTATCTTGAGAGTAAAAGATATAACTTGTTTGAGGCTTTGAGCATATATCCAATGAGATTATACATGTATTTGTTACTTTTCTTAATCAGCAAATCAGATTTCATACATTACTTGCAATCTCCTGTAGCTGTTCTCTGAAATTCTTTTTGAATGATCATGTGCTCTTTTTTACCTTATATTgacctttccctttttctttttggatgaaatctattaactttttctttcttcattcccatCTAACAAAGAGGAGTAAAAGCAGTTAAGTCACCTGCCTCAAAAGCATGAAGGGAATAAAGGGAAATTCCTATGCATGAGAGCAGTTGTGAAGTTGTAACTGCTGCACCTCATCTACTTTAAATAGAATCACACTTTGGCTAAAGGTGGGTGTGGTGGGTTAGTGCTTTGATTTTAACTTTTACCATCACTTTCTTTAACAATTTGTTACTACCACATTAAAAAAGAAACTCTTAACTCTTTCAGCTACACTACACCAAATCCCATGAAATGCATTTATAAATCCAAGGTAACGAAGCTAGCTAACCAACTGAGACTAGGCTCTTCCGTATCTAAGTTCTAAatcttaatttaatattaataaaaaagacaaataagtctctaattttttaattctaagaCACATAAAGACtctgattaattaaaaatacaaaaatgccTCTAACCTTTCTAAAATACAAGACCTTTAAATTTCTCTAAGAATAAATCAATCTTCTAGATAGACTTAGATATCTCAGGTTTTAAAGAGTAAAagatgtttttgtatttttaattaatcgaGTACTTATCTGTCTTTGAGATAAAATATCAATGACTTATTTGTCGTTTACTCTTAATATTATTTGGCAGACTAATAGTTTTGACGGGGCACCCTTGGTCTCTTCACAAGGAAATGcttgttttatgtttagaagATAGTTccacttagaaattttcaaacaaTAGAGATACCCTGCAATAATAAAACAGTGTCAGTAACAGTAAGCATATATAAACCCCAAACCACTGATACACTCCACGTGGTTTTTTATCCGTTATACAACTGTAaatctataatataatatttctttcaACGTGATCATGGAACAAGAATCTTGTTATTGAGATTACTGTAATATTTACTTTAACCTAATAAATACCTCTTAGAGGGTGCTTGCTTGCGTTCAGATAATCCGCAACTTGGGTACATGATCCAAGCAATTTTCTCTAACTTGGTATATAATCATAtgtgattgaaaaaatttgcaCCATATACAACAAGAGACATGGAGAAAAAAATGGATGCCATACCTAACTACTGACACATAAAATTCATTTAACAAGAGCCAGCTAGGACCTAATCAGGCATAATCAGGCATGACTTCCTTCAAAAATGTAATTGGACGGGAATCTTCAGGGGCAAGTTCGTCAAAGGCAACATAGTTTTGTTGTTTATCATACACATGACACACTGTCATGATTGTCTTCATCAGTCTCCAGTTCCAACTAGCCTCATTCAGATACTGTTATTGATCACATCACaacaaaataagattaaaaaataataataacatcaGTAATTAGAAAAACTTAACCACATTGAAGTAGTGGTTTAGTTGGACATTCCTAATGCTGTGttaaagcataaaaaaatttgtacaaataagttataatgacaaaaatattcttaaCA is part of the Arachis duranensis cultivar V14167 chromosome 1, aradu.V14167.gnm2.J7QH, whole genome shotgun sequence genome and encodes:
- the LOC107459176 gene encoding BTB/POZ domain-containing protein At2g24240, with translation MMGIQKDRVKFNVGGRVFETTSTTVANAGRNSMFGAMFDDNWSLLTDQNSTMEEHFIDRNPDCFAVLLDLLRTGEIHIPQNIPEKLLYREALFYGLLDHVRSAKWGHFDGNRLGLSKSVQGHAPGDGTAIRAGPDGGCCVAHGCMVHVYDWMLDEHPPLNLDYQRVNDVGWVDSDNIVIGVSERLGRGDGGMGLFSSHNGELRYKFQVCHENQVKSYTAGALSFSSDYKIFSSCKGRSNEYGVGVWDQVTGKMIDFFYEPIGWSLGDADRVQWLEGSNCLLVATMFPRKDNCYISLLDFREKKMVWCWSDVGAPLAVDEKRVRDAIAMEDNNSICVVNEFEDLGFMDLRSGGAATSIRWSSRSRLMKGKMPEEPCYPKLALHGGQLFSSMNDCISVFCGPEWVLTSRLRRSYGGSICDFSIGGDRLFALHSEENVFDIWETPTPPII